From a single Pseudomonas serboccidentalis genomic region:
- a CDS encoding carboxymuconolactone decarboxylase family protein → MTDSKKSGVEIRRQVMGDAFVDRALGNATEFTQPLQDFVNEHAWGGVWNREGLPLKTRSLITLAALTALKCPQELKGHVRGALNNGCTVEEIREALLHCAVYAGVPAAIDAFRAAQEVIDSYQKS, encoded by the coding sequence ATGACCGATTCGAAGAAATCCGGGGTTGAAATCCGCCGCCAGGTAATGGGCGATGCGTTCGTTGATCGCGCGCTGGGCAATGCCACCGAGTTCACTCAGCCGTTGCAGGACTTCGTCAATGAACACGCCTGGGGCGGCGTGTGGAATCGCGAAGGTTTGCCGCTCAAGACCCGCAGCCTGATCACCCTTGCCGCGCTGACGGCATTGAAGTGCCCGCAGGAATTGAAAGGCCACGTGCGCGGTGCGCTGAACAATGGCTGCACCGTCGAAGAGATCCGCGAGGCGCTGCTGCATTGCGCGGTGTACGCCGGGGTGCCGGCGGCGATCGATGCGTTTCGCGCGGCGCAGGAAGTGATCGACAGTTACCAGAAAAGCTAA
- a CDS encoding calcium/sodium antiporter codes for MIELLSGLFLLIVGAELMVRAAVRLAARLHVRPLIIGLTIVALGSSAPQMAVSLQATLAHNPDIAVGSVIGSSIFNILVTLGLSALIIPLRVSRQLVRLDIPLMIGASLLVFVLAWNEQIGRFDGVLLLAALALYLGLLLRQSRHSARPHSELPQTPQAPWFSSLLMIVVGLAMLVFAGHLLLGAAVAVATDLGFSERVIGLTVVAVGTSLPELATSLIAALRGQRDIAVGNVIGANLFNLLGVLGVTALIAPTPLSVSPNALDFDLPVMLGVAALCLPVFYSGYRVTRAEGLLLLGLYLAYGLHVVSFTTGMPLAGRLEKLMLFYVLPTLLAFLLFTSVRAWRRQHHKRDVP; via the coding sequence GTGATCGAACTGCTCAGCGGTTTGTTCCTGCTGATCGTCGGCGCCGAACTGATGGTGCGTGCCGCCGTGCGTCTGGCGGCGCGCCTGCATGTGCGCCCCCTGATTATCGGCCTGACCATCGTCGCCCTCGGCAGCAGCGCCCCGCAGATGGCCGTCAGCCTGCAGGCGACGCTGGCGCACAACCCCGACATCGCCGTCGGCAGCGTGATCGGCAGCAGCATCTTCAACATCCTCGTGACCCTCGGCCTGTCGGCGCTGATCATTCCGCTGCGGGTCTCGCGGCAATTGGTGCGCCTGGACATTCCGCTGATGATCGGCGCCAGCCTGCTGGTGTTCGTCCTCGCCTGGAATGAACAGATCGGCCGCTTCGACGGCGTCCTGCTGCTCGCCGCACTGGCGCTGTATCTGGGCTTGCTGCTGCGCCAGTCGCGGCACTCGGCCCGGCCGCATTCCGAATTGCCACAAACCCCGCAAGCACCGTGGTTCAGCAGCCTGCTGATGATCGTTGTCGGCCTGGCAATGCTGGTGTTCGCCGGGCATTTGCTGCTGGGCGCGGCGGTGGCGGTGGCGACCGACCTGGGCTTCTCCGAACGAGTGATCGGCCTGACGGTGGTCGCGGTCGGCACCTCGCTGCCGGAACTCGCCACCTCGCTGATCGCGGCATTGCGCGGTCAGCGCGACATTGCGGTGGGCAACGTGATCGGCGCCAACCTGTTCAACCTGCTGGGGGTGCTTGGTGTCACCGCGCTGATCGCGCCGACGCCACTGTCGGTATCGCCCAACGCACTGGATTTCGACTTGCCGGTGATGCTCGGCGTCGCCGCGCTGTGCCTGCCGGTGTTCTATTCCGGCTACCGCGTGACCCGCGCCGAAGGTTTGTTGCTGCTCGGTTTGTACCTGGCTTACGGGCTGCACGTGGTGTCGTTCACCACCGGCATGCCGCTGGCCGGCAGACTCGAAAAGCTGATGCTGTTTTACGTGCTGCCGACGCTGCTGGCGTTCCTGTTGTTCACGTCCGTACGCGCCTGGCGCCGCCAACACCACAAGAGGGATGTGCCATGA
- a CDS encoding septal ring lytic transglycosylase RlpA family protein, with amino-acid sequence MKRLLSLFALLSLLAGCASNDIIDPHGYDQTGVASYYGARHHGKRTASGEAFNQNSLTAAHRQLPFGTRVKVTNLKNEKSCIVRINDRGPHTRGRLIDVSREAAERLGMLSSGTARVRIQALDD; translated from the coding sequence ATGAAGCGTCTGCTCAGCCTTTTTGCCCTGCTCTCTCTACTGGCCGGTTGCGCCAGCAACGACATCATCGACCCGCACGGTTACGACCAGACCGGCGTCGCCTCCTACTATGGCGCCAGGCACCACGGTAAGCGCACCGCCAGCGGCGAAGCGTTCAACCAGAATTCCCTGACCGCCGCCCATCGCCAACTGCCGTTCGGCACGCGGGTGAAGGTCACCAACCTGAAAAACGAAAAATCCTGCATTGTGCGCATCAACGATCGCGGACCGCACACCCGTGGCCGCTTGATCGATGTCTCGCGCGAAGCGGCCGAACGTCTCGGCATGCTCAGCAGCGGCACGGCACGGGTGCGCATACAGGCCCTCGACGACTGA
- the gatB gene encoding Asp-tRNA(Asn)/Glu-tRNA(Gln) amidotransferase subunit GatB: MQWEVVIGLEIHTQLTTRSKIFSGSSTQFGAEPNTQASLIDLGMPGVLPVLNQEAVRMAVMFGLAIDAEIGQHNVFARKNYFYPDLPKGYQISQMELPIVGKGHLDIALEDGTVKRVGITRAHLEEDAGKSLHEEFNGATGIDLNRAGTPLLEIVSEPDMRNAKEAVAYVKAIHALVRYLGICDGNMAEGSLRCDCNVSVRPKGQVEFGTRCEIKNVNSFRFIEKAINSEIQRQIELIEDGGKVIQQTRLYDPNKDETRPMRSKEEANDYRYFPDPDLLPVVIEESFLGEVRATLPELPPQKRERFQSQFGLSAYDANVLATSREQADYFEKVAAIGGDAKLAANWVMVELGSLLNKQGLDIEDSPVSAELLGGMLQRIKDNTISGKIAKVVFEAMANGEGSADEIIDKRGLKQVTDTGAISAVLDEMLAANAEQVEQYRAADEAKRGKMFGFFVGQAMKASKGKANPQQVNELLKSKLEG; this comes from the coding sequence ATGCAATGGGAAGTCGTGATCGGGCTGGAGATTCATACTCAGCTCACTACCCGATCGAAAATCTTTTCCGGTAGTTCCACCCAGTTCGGTGCGGAGCCGAACACCCAGGCCAGCCTGATCGACCTGGGCATGCCCGGCGTGTTGCCGGTGCTGAACCAGGAAGCGGTGCGCATGGCGGTGATGTTCGGTCTGGCGATTGACGCCGAGATCGGTCAGCACAACGTGTTCGCGCGTAAAAACTACTTCTACCCGGACCTGCCGAAGGGCTACCAGATCAGCCAGATGGAATTGCCGATCGTCGGCAAGGGCCACCTGGACATCGCGCTGGAAGACGGCACCGTCAAACGTGTCGGCATCACCCGTGCGCACCTGGAAGAAGACGCCGGCAAGAGTCTGCACGAAGAATTCAACGGTGCCACCGGCATCGACCTGAACCGTGCCGGCACACCGCTGCTGGAAATCGTGTCCGAGCCGGACATGCGCAACGCCAAGGAAGCCGTGGCTTACGTCAAGGCGATCCACGCGCTGGTGCGCTACCTGGGCATCTGCGACGGCAACATGGCCGAAGGTTCGCTGCGTTGCGACTGCAACGTGTCGGTACGCCCGAAAGGCCAGGTCGAGTTCGGCACCCGCTGCGAGATCAAGAACGTCAACTCGTTCCGCTTCATCGAGAAGGCGATCAACTCCGAGATCCAGCGTCAGATCGAGCTGATCGAAGACGGCGGCAAAGTGATCCAGCAGACCCGTCTGTACGATCCGAACAAGGACGAGACCCGTCCGATGCGTTCCAAAGAGGAAGCCAACGACTACCGTTACTTCCCCGATCCGGACCTGCTGCCGGTGGTCATCGAAGAGTCGTTCCTGGGCGAGGTGCGCGCCACCCTGCCGGAACTGCCGCCGCAAAAACGCGAGCGCTTCCAGAGCCAGTTCGGTCTGTCGGCCTACGACGCCAACGTGCTGGCTACCAGCCGTGAGCAAGCGGACTACTTCGAGAAAGTCGCAGCCATCGGCGGCGACGCCAAACTGGCGGCGAACTGGGTGATGGTCGAGTTGGGCAGCCTGCTCAACAAGCAAGGCCTGGACATCGAGGATTCGCCAGTCTCCGCCGAGCTGTTGGGCGGCATGCTGCAGCGCATCAAGGACAACACCATCTCCGGCAAAATCGCCAAGGTGGTGTTCGAAGCGATGGCCAACGGCGAAGGCTCGGCGGACGAGATCATCGACAAGCGCGGCCTCAAGCAAGTGACCGACACCGGCGCGATCTCCGCCGTACTGGACGAAATGCTCGCGGCCAACGCCGAGCAGGTCGAGCAGTACCGTGCGGCCGACGAAGCCAAACGCGGCAAGATGTTCGGCTTCTTTGTGGGCCAGGCCATGAAAGCCTCCAAAGGCAAGGCCAACCCGCAGCAAGTGAACGAACTGCTGAAAAGCAAGCTCGAAGGCTGA
- the gatA gene encoding Asp-tRNA(Asn)/Glu-tRNA(Gln) amidotransferase subunit GatA gives MHQMTLAEIARGLADKKFSSEELTKVLLARITQLDPQLNSFISLTQELALEQAKAADARRANGESGALLGAPIAHKDLFCTLGIRTSCGSKMLDNFKAPYDATVVAKLAAAGAVTLGKTNMDEFAMGSANESSWYGAVKNPWNLEHVPGGSSGGSAAAVAARLLPAATATDTGGSIRQPAAFTNLTGLKPTYGRVSRWGMIAYASSLDQGGPLARTAEDCAILLQGMAGFDQNDSTSIDEPVPDYSASLGDSLQGLRIGVPKEYFSAGLDPRIAELIQNSIQELQKLGAVIKEISLPNMQHAIPAYYVIAPAEASSNLSRFDGVRFGHRCENPENLIDLYKRSRGEGFGTEVQRRIMVGAYALSAGYYDAYYLKAQKIRRLVKSDFMAAFNEVDIILGPTTPNPAWKLGAKNSDPVAAYLEDVYTITANLAGLPGLSMPAGFVDGLPVGVQLLAPYFQEGRLLNVAHQYQLHTDWHTRTPQGF, from the coding sequence ATGCATCAAATGACTCTGGCCGAGATCGCCCGCGGTCTCGCCGATAAAAAGTTTTCCTCCGAAGAGCTGACCAAAGTCCTGCTGGCGCGTATCACCCAGCTCGATCCGCAGCTCAACAGCTTCATCAGCCTCACCCAAGAGCTGGCGCTTGAGCAGGCGAAAGCCGCCGACGCGCGCCGGGCCAACGGTGAGAGCGGCGCCCTGCTGGGTGCGCCGATCGCCCACAAGGACCTGTTCTGCACTCTGGGCATCCGCACCAGCTGCGGCTCGAAGATGCTCGACAACTTCAAGGCGCCGTACGACGCCACCGTGGTCGCGAAACTGGCCGCTGCCGGCGCCGTGACCCTGGGCAAGACCAACATGGACGAATTCGCCATGGGTTCGGCCAACGAGTCGAGCTGGTATGGCGCGGTGAAAAACCCGTGGAACCTGGAACACGTGCCAGGCGGTTCGTCCGGCGGTTCGGCGGCGGCGGTGGCTGCTCGTCTGTTGCCAGCGGCCACGGCCACTGACACCGGCGGTTCGATCCGTCAGCCGGCGGCATTCACCAACCTGACTGGCCTGAAACCGACCTACGGTCGAGTTTCGCGCTGGGGCATGATCGCTTACGCCTCCAGCCTCGATCAGGGCGGCCCGTTGGCACGCACGGCCGAAGACTGCGCGATTTTGTTGCAAGGTATGGCCGGGTTCGATCAGAACGACTCCACCAGCATCGATGAGCCGGTTCCGGATTACTCCGCCAGCCTCGGCGATTCGCTGCAAGGCCTGCGCATCGGCGTGCCGAAGGAATACTTCAGCGCCGGTCTGGACCCGCGTATCGCCGAACTGATCCAGAACAGCATCCAAGAGCTGCAAAAGCTCGGTGCCGTGATCAAGGAAATCAGCCTGCCGAACATGCAGCACGCGATTCCTGCGTACTACGTGATCGCGCCGGCAGAAGCCTCCTCGAACCTGTCGCGTTTCGACGGCGTGCGCTTCGGCCATCGCTGCGAGAACCCGGAAAACCTGATCGACCTGTACAAGCGCTCCCGTGGCGAAGGCTTCGGTACCGAAGTGCAGCGCCGGATCATGGTCGGTGCCTACGCGCTGTCCGCCGGTTACTACGACGCCTACTACCTGAAAGCGCAGAAGATCCGCCGCCTGGTGAAGAGCGACTTCATGGCTGCCTTTAATGAGGTCGACATCATCCTCGGCCCAACCACGCCGAACCCGGCCTGGAAGCTCGGCGCCAAGAACAGCGACCCGGTCGCTGCCTATCTGGAAGACGTCTACACCATCACCGCCAACCTCGCGGGCCTGCCGGGCCTGTCGATGCCGGCCGGTTTTGTCGACGGTCTGCCGGTTGGCGTGCAGTTGCTCGCGCCGTATTTCCAGGAAGGTCGCCTGTTGAACGTTGCCCACCAGTATCAGTTACACACTGACTGGCACACCCGCACCCCGCAGGGGTTTTGA
- the gatC gene encoding Asp-tRNA(Asn)/Glu-tRNA(Gln) amidotransferase subunit GatC — protein sequence MALERSDVEKIAHLACLGLNDADLPHITSALNSILGLVDEMQAVDTDGIEPLAHPLEASQRLRADVVTETNHREAYQSIAPAVENGLYLVPKVID from the coding sequence ATGGCGCTAGAACGCTCCGACGTGGAAAAAATCGCACATTTGGCCTGTCTAGGTCTTAATGATGCCGATCTTCCGCACATTACTTCCGCCCTCAACAGCATTCTCGGGCTGGTCGACGAAATGCAGGCCGTCGATACCGACGGTATCGAGCCTTTGGCCCACCCGCTGGAAGCCAGTCAGCGCCTGCGCGCCGACGTCGTGACCGAGACCAATCATCGCGAGGCCTATCAGTCCATCGCACCAGCGGTCGAAAACGGCCTGTATCTGGTTCCGAAAGTCATCGACTAA
- the mreB gene encoding rod shape-determining protein MreB, which yields MFKKLRGMFSSDLSIDLGTANTLIYVRERGIVLNEPSVVAIRTHGNQKSVVAVGTEAKRMLGRTPGNIAAIRPMKDGVIADFSVCEKMLQYFINKVHENSFLQPSPRVLICVPCKSTQVERRAIRESALGAGAREVFLIEEPMAAAIGAGLPVEEARGSMVVDIGGGTTEIALISLNGVVYAESVRVGGDRFDEAIITYVRRNYGSLIGESTAERIKQEIGTAYPGGEVREVDVRGRNLAEGVPRAFTLNSNEVLEALQESLATIVQAVKSALEQSPPELASDIAERGLVLTGGGALLRDLDKLLAQETGLPVIVAEDPLTCVARGGGRALEMMDKHTMDLLSSE from the coding sequence ATGTTCAAGAAACTGCGTGGCATGTTTTCCAGCGATCTTTCCATTGACCTGGGCACTGCCAACACCCTTATTTACGTGCGCGAGCGCGGTATCGTCCTGAATGAGCCATCGGTTGTGGCCATTCGGACACACGGTAACCAGAAAAGTGTCGTAGCTGTCGGCACCGAAGCCAAGCGCATGCTCGGCCGTACGCCGGGCAACATTGCTGCCATTCGTCCGATGAAGGACGGCGTGATCGCCGACTTCAGCGTCTGCGAAAAGATGCTGCAATACTTTATCAACAAGGTTCACGAAAACAGCTTTCTGCAGCCCAGCCCTCGTGTGCTGATCTGTGTTCCATGCAAATCCACCCAGGTTGAGCGTCGTGCCATCCGTGAATCGGCCCTTGGCGCCGGTGCTCGTGAAGTGTTCCTGATCGAAGAGCCGATGGCTGCTGCGATCGGTGCCGGCCTGCCGGTTGAAGAAGCACGCGGTTCGATGGTCGTCGATATCGGTGGTGGTACCACTGAAATCGCGCTGATCTCCCTGAACGGTGTGGTCTATGCCGAATCCGTACGCGTTGGCGGCGACCGCTTCGACGAAGCGATCATCACCTACGTGCGCCGCAACTACGGCAGCCTGATCGGTGAATCGACTGCCGAGCGCATCAAACAGGAAATCGGTACGGCCTACCCGGGCGGCGAAGTTCGCGAAGTCGACGTTCGCGGTCGCAACCTGGCCGAAGGCGTTCCACGCGCATTCACCCTGAACTCCAACGAAGTGCTGGAAGCTCTGCAAGAGTCGCTGGCAACCATCGTTCAGGCCGTGAAGAGCGCCCTGGAGCAATCGCCGCCGGAACTGGCTTCCGACATCGCCGAGCGTGGCCTGGTGCTGACCGGTGGTGGCGCGCTGCTGCGTGACCTCGACAAGCTGCTGGCCCAGGAAACCGGTCTGCCGGTGATCGTTGCCGAAGACCCGCTGACCTGCGTTGCTCGCGGCGGTGGCCGTGCATTGGAAATGATGGACAAGCACACCATGGACCTGCTCTCCAGCGAATAA
- the mreC gene encoding rod shape-determining protein MreC has protein sequence MKPLFAKGPSLGVRLLVLAVLSVALMVVDARFSLLKPARSQMSLVLMDAYWITDLPGRLWDGVASQFGSRTELVAENEKLKTENLLLQGRMQKLAALTEQNVRLRELLNSSALVNEKVEVAELIGMDPNPFTHRIIINKGERDGVVLGQPVLDARGLMGQVVELMPYTSRVLLLTDTTHSIPVQVNRNGLRAIASGTGNPERLELRHVADTADIKEGDLLVSSGLGQRFPAGYPVATVKEVIHDSGQPFAIVRAVPTAALNRSRYLLLVFSDNRTAEERANDAAQAQENLDAQGGGPVIPATVPKTVTPPAAAPAPAATAAPATSATPAKPAASKPPAQAKPPAATPANSRPAASQPAARPAAKPPVTAPATTGRQE, from the coding sequence ATTAAACCGCTTTTCGCCAAGGGCCCTTCGCTGGGTGTGCGCCTGTTGGTGCTGGCCGTGCTGTCGGTCGCGCTGATGGTGGTCGATGCCCGCTTCAGTCTGCTCAAGCCTGCACGCAGCCAGATGTCGCTGGTGCTGATGGACGCCTACTGGATCACTGACCTGCCCGGACGGTTGTGGGACGGTGTTGCCAGTCAGTTCGGCAGTCGCACCGAACTCGTCGCCGAAAACGAAAAACTCAAGACCGAGAACCTGCTGTTGCAGGGGCGCATGCAGAAGCTTGCCGCCCTCACCGAGCAGAACGTTCGGCTGCGCGAGTTGCTCAATTCCTCCGCACTGGTCAACGAAAAGGTCGAAGTGGCCGAGTTGATCGGCATGGACCCCAATCCCTTCACCCACCGCATCATCATCAATAAAGGTGAGCGCGATGGCGTGGTGCTCGGTCAACCGGTGCTCGATGCGCGCGGTCTGATGGGCCAGGTGGTCGAGTTGATGCCGTACACCTCCCGTGTGCTGCTGCTGACCGACACCACTCACAGCATTCCGGTGCAGGTGAACCGTAACGGTCTGCGGGCGATTGCCAGTGGCACCGGTAACCCGGAACGCCTGGAGCTGCGCCACGTCGCCGACACCGCGGACATCAAGGAAGGCGACCTGCTGGTCAGTTCCGGTCTGGGTCAGCGCTTTCCGGCCGGTTACCCGGTGGCGACGGTCAAGGAAGTTATCCACGACTCCGGCCAGCCGTTCGCGATTGTCCGCGCCGTGCCGACGGCTGCGCTGAACCGCAGTCGCTACCTGCTGCTGGTGTTCAGCGACAACCGCACTGCCGAAGAGCGCGCCAACGATGCCGCGCAAGCCCAGGAAAATCTTGATGCGCAGGGCGGTGGCCCGGTGATTCCGGCCACGGTGCCGAAAACCGTGACGCCGCCCGCAGCAGCGCCTGCACCTGCCGCGACCGCCGCTCCGGCCACCAGCGCCACGCCGGCCAAACCGGCCGCCAGCAAGCCGCCTGCGCAAGCCAAACCACCTGCAGCCACGCCCGCGAACAGCAGGCCTGCGGCGTCCCAGCCGGCGGCTCGACCAGCGGCCAAACCGCCTGTCACTGCGCCGGCCACTACCGGGAGACAAGAATAA
- the mreD gene encoding rod shape-determining protein MreD gives MVGATASRNGWMVWLTFLIGLLLSVSPMPQFMEILRPLWLALLLTFWALALPQTVGMVTAFCLGLAEDVLYGTLLGQNALILTLITFLVLSLQQRLRMFPIWQQCLVILVIFGLAQLVQLWLSALTGNRQPTLALVLPALTSALLWPWVSFALRGLRRRYKIN, from the coding sequence ATGGTTGGGGCTACCGCTTCCCGTAACGGCTGGATGGTCTGGCTGACGTTTCTTATCGGCCTGCTGCTCAGCGTGTCGCCGATGCCGCAATTCATGGAAATCCTGCGTCCGCTGTGGCTGGCGCTGCTCTTGACGTTCTGGGCTCTGGCGCTGCCGCAAACCGTCGGCATGGTCACGGCGTTTTGCCTGGGGCTGGCCGAAGATGTGCTGTACGGCACGCTGCTTGGGCAGAACGCCTTGATCCTGACGCTGATCACCTTCCTGGTGCTGTCGTTGCAGCAGCGCCTGCGAATGTTCCCGATATGGCAGCAATGCCTGGTGATCCTGGTGATCTTCGGTCTCGCACAGCTGGTTCAGCTGTGGCTCAGCGCCCTGACCGGCAACCGTCAGCCAACCCTGGCCCTGGTGCTGCCGGCATTGACCAGTGCCTTGCTCTGGCCGTGGGTCAGCTTCGCTTTGCGTGGATTGCGCCGCCGCTACAAAATCAATTGA
- a CDS encoding Maf family protein — MKPLYLASGSPRRRELLTQIGVPFSAISADIDETPLPEESPSAYVERLARGKAEAGRRTLASDAAFCVLGADTAVVLDGKILGKPVDEAEACAMLMMLSGKEHEVLTAIAVLEGERCESRVVRSLVRFRPISRDEAAAYWASGEPRDKAGGYGIQGLGAVFVAGLNGSYSAVVGLPVCETAELLGHFGIPCWQNLHAQ, encoded by the coding sequence ATGAAGCCGCTGTACCTCGCCTCTGGATCGCCCCGTCGGCGTGAATTGCTCACGCAGATCGGCGTGCCATTTTCCGCCATCAGTGCGGACATCGATGAAACCCCGCTACCCGAAGAATCGCCTTCGGCCTATGTCGAGCGCCTGGCGCGCGGCAAGGCCGAGGCTGGTCGCCGCACGCTCGCGTCCGACGCGGCGTTTTGCGTTCTGGGGGCAGACACCGCCGTGGTGCTCGACGGCAAAATTCTTGGCAAACCGGTGGACGAAGCCGAGGCATGCGCCATGCTGATGATGTTGTCCGGCAAGGAGCATGAGGTGCTGACGGCCATCGCCGTGCTGGAAGGTGAGCGCTGTGAGTCGCGAGTGGTGCGCAGTCTGGTGCGGTTCCGCCCGATCAGTCGCGACGAAGCCGCCGCCTACTGGGCCAGCGGCGAGCCTCGGGACAAGGCCGGCGGTTATGGCATTCAGGGCCTGGGCGCGGTGTTTGTCGCGGGCCTCAACGGCAGCTATTCGGCCGTGGTCGGGCTACCGGTTTGCGAAACCGCAGAACTGTTGGGCCATTTCGGCATACCCTGTTGGCAAAACCTGCACGCGCAATGA
- the rng gene encoding ribonuclease G: MSEEILINITPMESRVAVVENGVLQEVHVERTQKRGIVGNIYKGKIVRVLPGMQAAFVDIGLDRAAFIHASEISLREGPAVESISSLVHEGQSLVVQVTKDPIGSKGARLTTQLSIPSRYLVYMPRTAHVGISLKIEDEAERERLKQVVSDCVAKEGIKEAGGFILRTAAEGAGADEILMDIRYLRRLWDQINVQIQTIGAPSVIYEDLGLALRTLRDLVSPKIEKIRIDSRETFQKTTQFVAELMPEIADRLEHYPGERPIFDLYGVEDEIQKALERKVPLKSGGYLVVDPAEAMTTIDVNTGAFVGHRNLEETIFKTNLEAATAIARQLRLRNLGGIIIIDFIDMEDEEHQRQVLRTLEKQLERDHAKTNIIGITELGLVQMTRKRTRESLEQVLCEPCSSCQGRGKLKTPETICYEIFREILREARAYQAEGYRVLANQKVVDRLLDEESGNVAELEGFIGRTIRFQVETMYSQEQYDVVLL; the protein is encoded by the coding sequence ATGAGTGAAGAGATTCTGATCAACATCACGCCGATGGAGTCGCGTGTGGCGGTGGTCGAAAACGGTGTGCTGCAAGAAGTCCATGTCGAGCGCACGCAAAAACGCGGGATCGTCGGCAACATCTATAAAGGCAAGATCGTGCGAGTGCTGCCGGGCATGCAGGCGGCTTTCGTCGACATCGGCCTGGACCGCGCCGCGTTCATTCACGCCTCGGAAATTTCCTTGCGTGAAGGGCCGGCGGTCGAGAGCATCAGCTCGCTGGTGCACGAAGGCCAGAGTCTGGTGGTGCAAGTCACCAAGGACCCGATCGGTTCCAAAGGCGCGCGGTTGACCACGCAACTGTCGATCCCGTCGCGCTATCTGGTGTACATGCCGCGCACCGCCCACGTTGGCATTTCCCTGAAAATCGAAGACGAAGCCGAGCGCGAGCGCCTCAAGCAGGTGGTCAGCGATTGCGTGGCCAAGGAAGGGATCAAGGAGGCCGGTGGCTTCATCCTGCGTACCGCCGCCGAAGGCGCCGGGGCCGATGAAATCCTCATGGACATCCGCTACCTGCGGCGCCTGTGGGATCAGATCAATGTGCAGATCCAGACCATCGGCGCGCCGAGTGTGATTTATGAAGACCTCGGGCTGGCCCTGCGCACCTTGCGTGACCTGGTCAGCCCGAAGATCGAGAAGATCCGCATCGACTCCCGGGAAACCTTCCAGAAAACCACGCAGTTCGTCGCTGAACTGATGCCTGAAATCGCTGATCGCCTCGAACACTACCCGGGCGAGCGGCCGATTTTCGACCTGTATGGCGTCGAAGACGAAATCCAGAAAGCCCTTGAGCGCAAAGTGCCGCTCAAGTCCGGCGGCTATCTGGTGGTCGATCCGGCGGAAGCCATGACCACCATCGACGTCAACACCGGGGCATTCGTCGGCCATCGCAATCTTGAAGAAACCATCTTCAAGACCAACCTCGAAGCTGCCACCGCGATTGCCCGTCAGCTGCGCCTGCGTAATCTGGGCGGGATCATCATCATTGACTTCATCGACATGGAAGATGAAGAGCACCAGCGTCAGGTGCTGCGTACCCTGGAAAAACAGCTCGAGCGTGATCACGCCAAGACCAACATCATCGGCATCACTGAGCTGGGCCTGGTGCAGATGACCCGCAAGCGCACCCGCGAAAGCCTGGAGCAAGTGCTGTGCGAGCCGTGCAGCAGTTGCCAGGGCCGCGGCAAGTTGAAGACCCCGGAAACCATCTGTTACGAAATCTTCCGCGAGATTCTGCGTGAAGCCCGTGCCTATCAGGCCGAGGGTTATCGGGTGTTGGCGAACCAGAAAGTGGTGGATCGACTGCTTGATGAAGAATCCGGTAACGTCGCCGAGCTTGAAGGGTTCATCGGTCGCACCATACGCTTTCAGGTCGAAACCATGTATTCCCAGGAACAATATGACGTGGTGCTGCTCTGA